In a genomic window of Helianthus annuus cultivar XRQ/B chromosome 10, HanXRQr2.0-SUNRISE, whole genome shotgun sequence:
- the LOC110884154 gene encoding putative metallophosphoesterase At3g03305 isoform X3, whose protein sequence is MKKFKVKNTGLLPNSLKIISSCIRTVSTNASTVVRSAGASVAASIAASADDHRDQVSRVNPLKNYMDMKVWILLLLLCCNCSCSGSSRQVIKGENDVVWIVQLSDLHFSVHHPERASDFQESVTRTLSMLNPSLVLITGDLTADGKSKDHLTMKQNEQEWVEYQKTMENVITKSGLDRSIFYDLRGNHDNFGLPTAFDFFSNYSITAQLGRSQSVNTVTLQTSTRNVVFVSFDTTMSTGLRGPTNLFGHPTDQLLTDLNSHLSQWDSTSSTKITFGHFPLSFSAPTRSKNNLQQIFLNQSVTAYLCGHLHSRFGKNLKRRHQETDSSNLIQLNMHPKGTSKKVNDFWELEMGDWRKSRAIRLLAIDKGRVSFLDTDLKTGSKEILILPTYPLDSRYMLNKYKFESTEDTSHIRALVFSSAIIASVKVKIYDSSRHDMVVLEASMSKNDNLYTAPWNSEAFVDPSPSRYWLEIQAVDNNGVTVSTELMPFSLNGLRADLSWTWKEFFVMGCQWAELYYPIFWSFYLFVFTTLILPKIIISVSKKHYTYKYFKANKGVINGLTWVFAELDSIPFLWNLMLAYLLYLILCPWISGEVFSKGGHGDRGYMTYKGCCYNWGTGC, encoded by the exons ATGAAGAAATTCAAGGTGAAGAACACCGGATTGTTACCTAATTCCTTGAAGATTATATCTTCGTGTATTCGAACTGTTTCTACTAATGCTAGCACCGTCGTTCGTTCCGCCGGTGCGTCTGTTGCTGCTTCGATTGCAGCGTCTGCTGATGATCACAGAGATCAG GTTTCACGCGTAAATCCCCTGAAGAATTATATGGATATGAAAGTGTGGATCCTGCTGTTATTGTTGTGCTGCAATTGTAGTTGTAGCGGTAGCAGCAGACAAGTTATAAAGGGGGAGAATGATGTGGTGTGGATTGTTCAGCTATCTGATCTTCATTTTAGTGTTCATCATCCTGAGAGAGCTTCTGATTTCCAGGAATCTGTGACTCGCACTCTTTCCATGCTCAACCCTTCACTCGTCTTAATCACCGGCGATCTCACTG CAGATGGTAAAAGCAAGGATCATTTAACAATGAAGCAGAATGAACAAGAGTGGGTGGAATACCAAAAGACAATGGAGAATGTTATAACAAAGAGCGGCCTCGATAGAAGCATCTTTTATGATCTCAGGGGGAATCATGATAATTTTGGTCTGCCCACTGCGTTTGACTTTTTTTCAAACTATAGCATCACTGCTCAGCTCGGAAGAAGTCAATCTGTCAACACCGTTACTCTGCAG ACTAGCACCCGGAATGTTGTGTTTGTTTCATTCGACACCACAATGTCTACTGGATTACGGGGACCCACAAATCTCTTTGGGCATCCAACTGACCAACTCTTAACGGATTTAAACTCTCATCTCTCCCAATGGGATTCCACATCATCAACCAAGATCACCTTCGGCCATTTTCCACTTTCATTTTCTGCACCCACAAGGTCTAAAAATAACCTACAACAGATTTTCCTCAACCAATCCGTAACCGCTTACCTGTGTGGCCATCTTCATTCAAGATTCGGTAAGAATTTGAAACGACGTCATCAAGAAACGGATAGCAGCAACCTCATCCAACTAAATATGCATCCAAAGGGTACATCAAAAAAGGTCAATGACTTTTGGGAACTGGAGATGGGTGACTGGAGGAAAAGTCGAGCTATTCGCCTTTTGGCAATCGATAAAGGTCGTGTATCCTTCCTCGACACAGATTTAAAGACGGGATCCAAAGAAATTTTGATATTGCCTACTTATCCATTGGATTCCCGGTATATgttgaataaatataaatttgaatCAACGGAGGATACATCTCATATCAGAGCCCTAGTTTTTTCATCAGCTATCATCGCATCCGTTAAGGTGAAAATATACGACTCTAGCCGCCATGATATGGTGGTTCTAGAAGCTTCCATGAGTAAAAATGATAACTTATACACTGCCCCATGGAACTCAGAAGCATTTGTGGATCCATCTCCTAGTAGATATTGGCTAGAAATCCAAGCAGTTGATAACAACGGTGTAACAGTTTCAACCGAATTGATGCCTTTTTCGTTAAATGGGTTACGTGCTGACCTGTCATGGACATGGAAGGAGTTTTTTGTCATGGGGTGTCAATGGGCGGAACTATACTACCCGATATTTTGGTCATTCTATTTATTTGTTTTCACCACTCTTATTCTACCCAAAATCATCATTTCTGTTTCGAAAAAACACTACACATACAAATACTTCAAGGCGAATAAAGGGGTTATAAACGGTTTGACATGGGTATTTGCTGAGCTGGACAGTATCCCGTTTTTGTGGAATTTAATGTTAGCATACTTGTTGTACCTTATACTATGTCCATGGATTTCAGGTGAAGTTTTCAGTAAAGGAGGTCATGGTGATAGGGGATACATGACATATAAAGG CTGTTGTTATAATTGGGGCACTGGCTGCTGA
- the LOC110884154 gene encoding putative metallophosphoesterase At3g03305 isoform X2 — translation MKKFKVKNTGLLPNSLKIISSCIRTVSTNASTVVRSAGASVAASIAASADDHRDQVSRVNPLKNYMDMKVWILLLLLCCNCSCSGSSRQVIKGENDVVWIVQLSDLHFSVHHPERASDFQESVTRTLSMLNPSLVLITGDLTDGKSKDHLTMKQNEQEWVEYQKTMENVITKSGLDRSIFYDLRGNHDNFGLPTAFDFFSNYSITAQLGRSQSVNTVTLQTSTRNVVFVSFDTTMSTGLRGPTNLFGHPTDQLLTDLNSHLSQWDSTSSTKITFGHFPLSFSAPTRSKNNLQQIFLNQSVTAYLCGHLHSRFGKNLKRRHQETDSSNLIQLNMHPKGTSKKVNDFWELEMGDWRKSRAIRLLAIDKGRVSFLDTDLKTGSKEILILPTYPLDSRYMLNKYKFESTEDTSHIRALVFSSAIIASVKVKIYDSSRHDMVVLEASMSKNDNLYTAPWNSEAFVDPSPSRYWLEIQAVDNNGVTVSTELMPFSLNGLRADLSWTWKEFFVMGCQWAELYYPIFWSFYLFVFTTLILPKIIISVSKKHYTYKYFKANKGVINGLTWVFAELDSIPFLWNLMLAYLLYLILCPWISGEVFSKGGHGDRGYMTYKGWVVNFDDLKSLEFIGFPDIMVIVIPHIYFVVLPAVVIIGALAAERAVYQDHVCSLSGKKRDDDGESRSKDHNVSGWMLRKWARGILVIFSLAVCWKHFKNCWALMKAYEMNPLVHFPFYSFSIPLLLAYAFLQGKKTITPFAC, via the exons ATGAAGAAATTCAAGGTGAAGAACACCGGATTGTTACCTAATTCCTTGAAGATTATATCTTCGTGTATTCGAACTGTTTCTACTAATGCTAGCACCGTCGTTCGTTCCGCCGGTGCGTCTGTTGCTGCTTCGATTGCAGCGTCTGCTGATGATCACAGAGATCAG GTTTCACGCGTAAATCCCCTGAAGAATTATATGGATATGAAAGTGTGGATCCTGCTGTTATTGTTGTGCTGCAATTGTAGTTGTAGCGGTAGCAGCAGACAAGTTATAAAGGGGGAGAATGATGTGGTGTGGATTGTTCAGCTATCTGATCTTCATTTTAGTGTTCATCATCCTGAGAGAGCTTCTGATTTCCAGGAATCTGTGACTCGCACTCTTTCCATGCTCAACCCTTCACTCGTCTTAATCACCGGCGATCTCACTG ATGGTAAAAGCAAGGATCATTTAACAATGAAGCAGAATGAACAAGAGTGGGTGGAATACCAAAAGACAATGGAGAATGTTATAACAAAGAGCGGCCTCGATAGAAGCATCTTTTATGATCTCAGGGGGAATCATGATAATTTTGGTCTGCCCACTGCGTTTGACTTTTTTTCAAACTATAGCATCACTGCTCAGCTCGGAAGAAGTCAATCTGTCAACACCGTTACTCTGCAG ACTAGCACCCGGAATGTTGTGTTTGTTTCATTCGACACCACAATGTCTACTGGATTACGGGGACCCACAAATCTCTTTGGGCATCCAACTGACCAACTCTTAACGGATTTAAACTCTCATCTCTCCCAATGGGATTCCACATCATCAACCAAGATCACCTTCGGCCATTTTCCACTTTCATTTTCTGCACCCACAAGGTCTAAAAATAACCTACAACAGATTTTCCTCAACCAATCCGTAACCGCTTACCTGTGTGGCCATCTTCATTCAAGATTCGGTAAGAATTTGAAACGACGTCATCAAGAAACGGATAGCAGCAACCTCATCCAACTAAATATGCATCCAAAGGGTACATCAAAAAAGGTCAATGACTTTTGGGAACTGGAGATGGGTGACTGGAGGAAAAGTCGAGCTATTCGCCTTTTGGCAATCGATAAAGGTCGTGTATCCTTCCTCGACACAGATTTAAAGACGGGATCCAAAGAAATTTTGATATTGCCTACTTATCCATTGGATTCCCGGTATATgttgaataaatataaatttgaatCAACGGAGGATACATCTCATATCAGAGCCCTAGTTTTTTCATCAGCTATCATCGCATCCGTTAAGGTGAAAATATACGACTCTAGCCGCCATGATATGGTGGTTCTAGAAGCTTCCATGAGTAAAAATGATAACTTATACACTGCCCCATGGAACTCAGAAGCATTTGTGGATCCATCTCCTAGTAGATATTGGCTAGAAATCCAAGCAGTTGATAACAACGGTGTAACAGTTTCAACCGAATTGATGCCTTTTTCGTTAAATGGGTTACGTGCTGACCTGTCATGGACATGGAAGGAGTTTTTTGTCATGGGGTGTCAATGGGCGGAACTATACTACCCGATATTTTGGTCATTCTATTTATTTGTTTTCACCACTCTTATTCTACCCAAAATCATCATTTCTGTTTCGAAAAAACACTACACATACAAATACTTCAAGGCGAATAAAGGGGTTATAAACGGTTTGACATGGGTATTTGCTGAGCTGGACAGTATCCCGTTTTTGTGGAATTTAATGTTAGCATACTTGTTGTACCTTATACTATGTCCATGGATTTCAGGTGAAGTTTTCAGTAAAGGAGGTCATGGTGATAGGGGATACATGACATATAAAGGGTGGGTGGTGAATTTTGATGATTTAAAAAGTTTGGAGTTTATCGGATTCCCGGATATAATGGTAATTGTTATTCCTCATATCTATTTTGTGGTATTACCAGCTGTTGTTATAATTGGGGCACTGGCTGCTGAGAGAGCAGTGTATCAAGATCATGTTTGTTCACTTTCTGGAAAGAAAAGAGATGATGATGGAGAATCCAGGTCAAAAGATCACAACGTAAGTGGCTGGATGTTGCGTAAATGGGCTAGGGGTATACTTGTAATTTTCTCTCTGGCGGTTTGTTGGAAGCATTTTAAG AACTGTTGGGCTCTAATGAAGGCTTATGAGATGAACCCATTGGTGCATTTTCCATTTTATAGCTTCTCAATCCCGTTATTACTGGCTTATGCTTTTCTACAAGGCAAAAAGACTATAACGCCCTTTGCTTGTTAA
- the LOC110884154 gene encoding putative metallophosphoesterase At3g03305 isoform X1: MKKFKVKNTGLLPNSLKIISSCIRTVSTNASTVVRSAGASVAASIAASADDHRDQVSRVNPLKNYMDMKVWILLLLLCCNCSCSGSSRQVIKGENDVVWIVQLSDLHFSVHHPERASDFQESVTRTLSMLNPSLVLITGDLTADGKSKDHLTMKQNEQEWVEYQKTMENVITKSGLDRSIFYDLRGNHDNFGLPTAFDFFSNYSITAQLGRSQSVNTVTLQTSTRNVVFVSFDTTMSTGLRGPTNLFGHPTDQLLTDLNSHLSQWDSTSSTKITFGHFPLSFSAPTRSKNNLQQIFLNQSVTAYLCGHLHSRFGKNLKRRHQETDSSNLIQLNMHPKGTSKKVNDFWELEMGDWRKSRAIRLLAIDKGRVSFLDTDLKTGSKEILILPTYPLDSRYMLNKYKFESTEDTSHIRALVFSSAIIASVKVKIYDSSRHDMVVLEASMSKNDNLYTAPWNSEAFVDPSPSRYWLEIQAVDNNGVTVSTELMPFSLNGLRADLSWTWKEFFVMGCQWAELYYPIFWSFYLFVFTTLILPKIIISVSKKHYTYKYFKANKGVINGLTWVFAELDSIPFLWNLMLAYLLYLILCPWISGEVFSKGGHGDRGYMTYKGWVVNFDDLKSLEFIGFPDIMVIVIPHIYFVVLPAVVIIGALAAERAVYQDHVCSLSGKKRDDDGESRSKDHNVSGWMLRKWARGILVIFSLAVCWKHFKNCWALMKAYEMNPLVHFPFYSFSIPLLLAYAFLQGKKTITPFAC, from the exons ATGAAGAAATTCAAGGTGAAGAACACCGGATTGTTACCTAATTCCTTGAAGATTATATCTTCGTGTATTCGAACTGTTTCTACTAATGCTAGCACCGTCGTTCGTTCCGCCGGTGCGTCTGTTGCTGCTTCGATTGCAGCGTCTGCTGATGATCACAGAGATCAG GTTTCACGCGTAAATCCCCTGAAGAATTATATGGATATGAAAGTGTGGATCCTGCTGTTATTGTTGTGCTGCAATTGTAGTTGTAGCGGTAGCAGCAGACAAGTTATAAAGGGGGAGAATGATGTGGTGTGGATTGTTCAGCTATCTGATCTTCATTTTAGTGTTCATCATCCTGAGAGAGCTTCTGATTTCCAGGAATCTGTGACTCGCACTCTTTCCATGCTCAACCCTTCACTCGTCTTAATCACCGGCGATCTCACTG CAGATGGTAAAAGCAAGGATCATTTAACAATGAAGCAGAATGAACAAGAGTGGGTGGAATACCAAAAGACAATGGAGAATGTTATAACAAAGAGCGGCCTCGATAGAAGCATCTTTTATGATCTCAGGGGGAATCATGATAATTTTGGTCTGCCCACTGCGTTTGACTTTTTTTCAAACTATAGCATCACTGCTCAGCTCGGAAGAAGTCAATCTGTCAACACCGTTACTCTGCAG ACTAGCACCCGGAATGTTGTGTTTGTTTCATTCGACACCACAATGTCTACTGGATTACGGGGACCCACAAATCTCTTTGGGCATCCAACTGACCAACTCTTAACGGATTTAAACTCTCATCTCTCCCAATGGGATTCCACATCATCAACCAAGATCACCTTCGGCCATTTTCCACTTTCATTTTCTGCACCCACAAGGTCTAAAAATAACCTACAACAGATTTTCCTCAACCAATCCGTAACCGCTTACCTGTGTGGCCATCTTCATTCAAGATTCGGTAAGAATTTGAAACGACGTCATCAAGAAACGGATAGCAGCAACCTCATCCAACTAAATATGCATCCAAAGGGTACATCAAAAAAGGTCAATGACTTTTGGGAACTGGAGATGGGTGACTGGAGGAAAAGTCGAGCTATTCGCCTTTTGGCAATCGATAAAGGTCGTGTATCCTTCCTCGACACAGATTTAAAGACGGGATCCAAAGAAATTTTGATATTGCCTACTTATCCATTGGATTCCCGGTATATgttgaataaatataaatttgaatCAACGGAGGATACATCTCATATCAGAGCCCTAGTTTTTTCATCAGCTATCATCGCATCCGTTAAGGTGAAAATATACGACTCTAGCCGCCATGATATGGTGGTTCTAGAAGCTTCCATGAGTAAAAATGATAACTTATACACTGCCCCATGGAACTCAGAAGCATTTGTGGATCCATCTCCTAGTAGATATTGGCTAGAAATCCAAGCAGTTGATAACAACGGTGTAACAGTTTCAACCGAATTGATGCCTTTTTCGTTAAATGGGTTACGTGCTGACCTGTCATGGACATGGAAGGAGTTTTTTGTCATGGGGTGTCAATGGGCGGAACTATACTACCCGATATTTTGGTCATTCTATTTATTTGTTTTCACCACTCTTATTCTACCCAAAATCATCATTTCTGTTTCGAAAAAACACTACACATACAAATACTTCAAGGCGAATAAAGGGGTTATAAACGGTTTGACATGGGTATTTGCTGAGCTGGACAGTATCCCGTTTTTGTGGAATTTAATGTTAGCATACTTGTTGTACCTTATACTATGTCCATGGATTTCAGGTGAAGTTTTCAGTAAAGGAGGTCATGGTGATAGGGGATACATGACATATAAAGGGTGGGTGGTGAATTTTGATGATTTAAAAAGTTTGGAGTTTATCGGATTCCCGGATATAATGGTAATTGTTATTCCTCATATCTATTTTGTGGTATTACCAGCTGTTGTTATAATTGGGGCACTGGCTGCTGAGAGAGCAGTGTATCAAGATCATGTTTGTTCACTTTCTGGAAAGAAAAGAGATGATGATGGAGAATCCAGGTCAAAAGATCACAACGTAAGTGGCTGGATGTTGCGTAAATGGGCTAGGGGTATACTTGTAATTTTCTCTCTGGCGGTTTGTTGGAAGCATTTTAAG AACTGTTGGGCTCTAATGAAGGCTTATGAGATGAACCCATTGGTGCATTTTCCATTTTATAGCTTCTCAATCCCGTTATTACTGGCTTATGCTTTTCTACAAGGCAAAAAGACTATAACGCCCTTTGCTTGTTAA